The Cohnella abietis genome has a segment encoding these proteins:
- the pyrH gene encoding UMP kinase — MQQPVYKRVVLKVSGESLSGLNGYGIDATTILSIAEQIKEVVALGVEVAIVCGGGNIWRGIAGSQKGIDRATADYMGMLATVMNSLALQDALEQMDVPSRVQTSIAMQQIAEPYIRRRAIRHLEKGRVVIFAAGTGNPFFSTDTTAALRAAEIEAEVILMAKNKVDGVYSADPFKDATAVKYEQLTYMDVLNKNLGVMDSTASSLCMDNNIPLLVFAITEKGNIKRAILGEKIGTIVKGSID; from the coding sequence TTGCAACAACCTGTTTATAAACGTGTAGTATTAAAGGTGAGCGGAGAGTCGTTATCTGGATTGAACGGGTACGGCATCGACGCGACGACCATCTTGTCGATTGCCGAGCAGATCAAAGAAGTAGTAGCATTAGGTGTTGAGGTTGCTATTGTATGTGGAGGCGGAAACATCTGGCGTGGAATTGCAGGCAGCCAGAAGGGGATAGACCGCGCAACAGCCGATTACATGGGCATGCTGGCAACTGTCATGAATTCCCTAGCTTTGCAGGATGCTTTAGAGCAAATGGATGTACCTAGTCGTGTACAAACGTCCATTGCTATGCAGCAAATCGCCGAGCCTTACATTCGTCGTCGCGCCATCCGTCACTTGGAAAAGGGGCGTGTCGTTATCTTCGCTGCTGGTACAGGCAACCCGTTCTTCTCGACGGATACGACTGCAGCGCTTAGAGCTGCAGAGATCGAGGCTGAGGTCATTCTTATGGCCAAAAACAAAGTAGACGGCGTATATAGCGCAGATCCATTTAAGGATGCTACTGCAGTGAAATATGAGCAGCTTACTTATATGGATGTATTGAACAAAAATCTAGGCGTAATGGATTCTACCGCTTCCTCGTTATGCATGGATAACAATATTCCTCTTCTCGTATTTGCAATTACCGAGAAAGGAAACATTAAACGTGCCATTTTAGGTGAGAAAATCGGCACAATCGTGAAGGGGAGTATCGACTAA
- the tsf gene encoding translation elongation factor Ts, with product MAVNAADVKSLRERTGAGMLDCKKALEEANGDLTKAAELLREKGLAAAAKKGDRIATEGIVESYIHAGGRIGVLVEVNCETDFVGKTEQFRSFVKDIAMQIAAANPKFLSREEVSQAELDKEKEILRNQALNEGKPEKIVDKMVEGRMNKYYEENCLMEQVFVKDQDKTITTLLNEKISAIGEKISIRRFARYELGEGLEKKVDNFVEEVMAQVKH from the coding sequence GTGGCAGTTAATGCAGCAGATGTTAAATCACTCCGCGAGAGAACCGGAGCAGGCATGTTGGATTGTAAGAAAGCGCTGGAAGAAGCTAACGGCGATTTGACCAAAGCAGCTGAGCTTCTTCGTGAGAAGGGTCTTGCAGCAGCAGCTAAGAAGGGCGATCGTATCGCAACTGAAGGCATTGTTGAATCCTATATTCACGCTGGCGGTCGTATCGGAGTTCTTGTAGAAGTTAACTGCGAAACGGACTTCGTTGGTAAAACAGAACAGTTCCGTTCTTTCGTTAAGGATATTGCGATGCAAATTGCTGCAGCTAATCCTAAATTCTTATCTCGTGAAGAGGTTTCCCAAGCCGAGCTAGACAAGGAAAAAGAAATTCTTCGCAACCAAGCGCTTAACGAAGGCAAGCCAGAGAAAATTGTTGACAAAATGGTTGAAGGCCGTATGAACAAATACTACGAAGAAAATTGTCTTATGGAGCAAGTGTTCGTTAAAGATCAAGACAAAACGATCACAACTTTGCTCAATGAGAAAATTAGCGCTATTGGAGAGAAAATCTCCATTCGTAGATTTGCTCGTTATGAGCTTGGCGAAGGCTTAGAGAAAAAAGTCGATAACTTTGTAGAAGAAGTTATGGCTCAAGTTAAACACTAA